A single region of the Sorghum bicolor cultivar BTx623 chromosome 7, Sorghum_bicolor_NCBIv3, whole genome shotgun sequence genome encodes:
- the LOC110437291 gene encoding uncharacterized protein LOC110437291, translated as MPGDSQVSLVPSSVREALLDPHWRRAMEEEYAALLANQTWDLRPGVDYDETFSPVVKPTTVRTVLSLALTRGWPVHQLDVKNAFLHGVLTETVYCSKPAGFVDSSCPDIVCRLKKSLYSLKQAPRAWNHRFVAFLLTLGFVEAKSDISLFIYHYGAETAYLLLYVDDIVLTASSESLLRRIIASLQQEFAMKDLGRLHHFLGVTVEPHPAGLLLHQRQYTLDILERAGMTDCKPCSTPVDTQGKLSEVEGTQVTDPTAYRSLAGALQYLIFTRPDITYAVQQICLHMHDPREPHLVALKRILRYLRGSVDFGLLLHRRSSSTELVVYTDADWTGCPDTRRSTSGYAVFLGDNLVSWSSKRQPVVSRSSAEAEYRAVANGVAEASWLQQLLAELHSPLSRSALTRMTAKHIHSCTYFWRLARDISSSSRF; from the exons atgcCCGGGGACTCGCAGGTCTCACTGGTACCCTCTTCCGTCCGCGAGGCCTTGCTGGACCCTCACTGGCGCCGCGCGATGGAAGAGGAGTACGCGGCTCTCCTCGCCAACCAGACATGGGATCTG CGGCCCGGTGTCGACTACGACGAGACCTTCAGCCCGGTGGTGAAGCCGACCACCGTCCGCACGGTGCTCTCGCTGGCTCTCACGCGCGGGTGGCCCGTGCATCAGCTGGACGTCAAGAATGCCTTCCTGCATGGCGTTCTTACTGAGACAGTCTACTGCAGTAAGCCGGCGGggtttgttgactcttcttGTCCCGACATAGTGTGTCGGCTCAAGAAGTCTCTCTATAGCCTCAAGCAGGCCCCTCGGGCATGGAACCATCGGTTTGTTGCTTTTCTGCTGACTCTGGGGTTTGTGGAGGCCAAGTCAGACATCTCTTTGTTCATCTATCACTATGGGGCTGAGACTGCATATCTGctgctctatgttgatgacattgtcctcACAGCCTCCAGTGAGTCCCTCCTTCGACGGATTATCGCATCacttcagcaggagtttgctatGAAGGATCTGGGTCGGCTCCACCACTTTCTCGGGGTCACTGTTGAGCCTCACCCTGCTGGATTACTCCTTCACCAGCGGCAGTACACTCTTGACATCCTGGAGAGAGCTGGGATGACTGACTGCAAGCCCTGCTCCACTCCGGTTGACACACAGGGCAAGCTATCGGAGGTTGAGGGTACCCAAGTGACAGATCCCACTGCATATCGGAGTCTTGCCGGGGCACTTCAGTACCTCATCTTCACCCGGCCGGATATCACCTATGCAGTTCAGCAGATCTGTCTTCATATGCATGATCCCCGGGAGCCACACCTCGTCGCTCTCAAGCGGATCCTTCGCTACCTCCGTGGCTCCGTCGACTTCGGTCTCCTCCTCCACCGACGGTCatcctccaccgagctcgtcgtctaCACTGACGCCGACTGGACCGGGTGTCCGGACACCCGCCGCTCCACTTCCGGCTACGCCGTCTTCCTAGGCGACAACCTGGTGTCTTGGTCGTCCAAGCGACAGCCGGTCGTCTCCcgctccagtgccgaggcggagtaccgCGCTGTCGCCAACGGCGTGGCTGAGGCTTCCTggctccagcagctcctcgccgagctccacAGCCCTCTCTCCCGAAGCGCACTAACACGAATGACTGCAAAACACATTCATTCATGTACTTATTTTTGGAGACTTGCCCGTGATATATCATCTTCATCCAGATTTTGA